A window from Zingiber officinale cultivar Zhangliang chromosome 7A, Zo_v1.1, whole genome shotgun sequence encodes these proteins:
- the LOC121999514 gene encoding uncharacterized protein LOC121999514: MPKFAKFLKGILSNRRQKGDFKTVTLTENCSTILMVNTPPKLQDPGSFSIPCKIGSEFIQKAFCDLGASVSLLLYSLCKKLGLQNIKLTTMALQLADHSCRYPMGIVEDVPVEVGGCIIPTDFIILDMEEDPKIQIILGRPFLAIAGSLIDVKSHKLSLEIDKERIEFDLSNSSTAPLFLRKTLAG, encoded by the coding sequence ATGCCAAAGTTCGcaaaatttttaaagggaatTTTATCTAACAGGAGGCAAAAAGGCGACTTCAAGACCGTGACATTGACAGAGAATTGTAGCACTATACTTATGGTGAACACTCCACCAAAGCTtcaggacccagggagcttttccATACCTTGCAAAATCGGCTCTGAATTCATACAGAAAGCTTTTTGCGACCTGGGAGCTAGCGTTAGCTTACTCCTATACTCTTTATGCAAGAAGCTGGGACTCCAGAACATTAAATTGACTACCATGGCACTGCAATTAGCTGACCACTCATGTAGATATCCAATGGGAATAGTAGAAgacgtgccagtagaggtgggcGGATGTATCATTCCTACCGATTTCATTATTCTAGATATGGAGGAGGACCCCAAGATACagatcatccttggaagaccattccttgccataGCTGGATCCCTAATTGATGTGAAGagtcacaagttatccttggagatcgacAAGGAGAGGATTGAGTTTGATTTATCCAACTCTTCCACTGCGCCTCTTTTTCTCAGGAAAACTCTAGCAGGATAG